ACACCAAGATTCCGAATTAATCTATGGACCGTAAAGACGAAATAATCTTGATTCAGGTGCGGCTTCTGCGGCTTGCCGCCAAGACCTGGCATAAGGATATGTCGGAGGTTGCGAAGTTGTTTCGACAGTACA
This genomic window from Fibrobacter sp. UWT2 contains:
- a CDS encoding DUF3791 domain-containing protein; the encoded protein is MDRKDEIILIQVRLLRLAAKTWHKDMSEVAKLFRQYKVYDFMQDMYEEFHVQGDLASLNEVEAYLVVP